The sequence TTACATTCGCAGGTCAACAATTAACAATGAAtccatcatcaattaaattcaatgttGATATTACAAATTACCCATTCTCATCAGCATTAAATCAACTCCAATTGGTAATGTCTGCAACATTACTTTCCACAGGTGATAATAGCAATGATGATGTATGTTCCTCAAAATCATTTGGTGATACCACAAATGGTGACGATTcaaactttattaaattacaaattgatGATCATTCCGTTTACggtagatttttaaaaagagcTATCGTTGATGATCTTGTAGTTAGCGTTGACAATGTTTTACTTGATGATTCAATGAATacaattgaatcaaatacACATGCTCAACAATCCTATATTGGTATAATAATTCCACATTATAGTGAATCTGTATCGATTGATCCTGATTTTTCACTTTTAATCGACCAAAATGCGGCATCACAATCAAGTGAAAATTCAATATGTTCAAAGAAATCTGGTTTAACAAAAGGTCAAATCGCTGGTATTGCTATTGGTGCTGCAGGTTTTGCAACTGTAATTGTTGTTAGTATTGTTTACTCTGTTCacaaaacaaagaaaaacaaaaaatttgcTGTTTCAATGTCAAAGAAATTAGGAGCTTTAAATtagatataaaaataaataaaataaaaaaaactatcgATTATAGGAAAATTTTTCACTATAATCAATCactaaaactatttttagatttttttttttttttttattaaattaccaaaaaaaaaaagtaaattatcataaacttaaaacaaaaaaaaaaaattttaaccaATTTCTGGTAAATTAGAATATTTgcattcaaaattaaatgaaacaaTTTGATTGGTTATCTCGAAAAggaattgaaaataaaaattattaaaaacaaatttttttttttttttttttttttttttttttttaatttatttttttattttaatttattttttatttttttattttttatttttttattttttattttttttaaaatgataaaatattcaaatttagtTATACCAAAAACAAAGTCAATCCTTAAAAGTGGttgcaataataatattggatATGGAGATAGAtactttttcaataaattatttggtagCAACGATGCAAGTGATACACATAATCAACCAACCACAAAAATAGTTACAAAAGAAATGACTAAAGAATTAAAGTAATCTATCATTCATCATGAATAATATATATGAATAATATTAGTTATATTAATATGAAATGTTAtaacatttaataaataataggtATCCAGTTAACCAAGTTTATAGTGTTATTATAAAAGTTGAAGAttataaagaatttttaccattttgtttaaattcaacaatattgaaaagagaaaaagataaaaatcattttgaaGCTGAATTAGAAGTTGGACAAGGTACGATTAAAGAAAGTTATGTTAGTAAAGTTGTATATAAAGAGAACAAATTCATTGAATCCACTGCAACTGATACACCACTATttcataaattaattaatacttGGAGTTTTAAACAAGGTCAAACTCCAAATACCACCATTGCTCattgtaaattaatatatcaaTTCAAATCACCATTCTATGCAACTTTAATGGAAAATTTCTTTGCCTCTTCTTTAGATGTAATGATTAATTCTTTCGATAAACGTTGTGATGAATTATATGGTAGTTCAAAttctttcaaaaaataaaataaataaataaataaataaataaaaaataacacacccttttttttttaaaaaaattttatttattttattttattttattttttttagcgaattctatttttaagtTCGTGAACCccatttttttctttttttttttttttttttttttttgcagtTCGTTCGGGtatcaataaattttcatttttttttaatttttattttttactttttttttttatttttttttttttgttaattttttttggtgtcgaatttttttttttttttttttttcatttttttttttttttctttttgttacCATAACCTAATAAGATTAAAATGTCCACAAATAAAGTAAACAAAGAAAGAACTTTCCTTGCTGTtaaagtaagttttttattttatttttacattttattttattttttttttttttagcacatatttattttaatttactaataaaattttatttttatttttatttttatttttatttttttttttttatttttattttattaattcataGCCAGACGGTGTTGCTCGTGGTTTAGTTGGTGAAATCATCGCCAGATACGAAAAGAAAGGTTTCGTTTTAGTtggtttaaaacaattagTTCCAACCAAAGACTTAGCTGAATCTCACTATGCTGAACACAAAGAAAGACCATTCTTCGGTGGTTTAGTCTCATTCATTACCTCTGGTCCAGTCGTTGCTATGGTCTTCGAAGGTAAAGGTGTTGTTGCCTCTGCCCGTTTAATGATCGGTGTTACCAACCCATTAGCCTCAGCCCCAGGTTCAATTCGGtaattatcaatttatttttattttatttatattattattattattgttgtgcACAATTTTACTAACTTGTaatacctttttttaaaaaaaataaaaaaaataacaataacaaaaataaagtGGTGATTTCggtgttgatgttggtaGAAACATCATCCACGGTTCTGATTCAGTTGAATCTGCCAACAGAGAAATTGCTTTATGGTTCAAACCAGAAGAATTATTAACTGAAGTTAAACCAAACCCAAATTTATAcgaataaataatttagctaaattctaaatcatttaatgtaaaaaaaaaaaaaaaaaaaaaaaaattccgatttattattttgagtgTGCgatcaataattatttttatactaaacatttaattaacatatctttttttttcaaaaaaaaaaaaaaaaaaaaaatgaaacatCAAACAAAtactttattttaatttatccttttttatttttatttttttttatttttatttttatttttttttttattattatttttaataatatggATATAAACTATCATAAAGGACACGGTCATTAAAATCTTGTTTTGATTCATATTTATCTCTTACTATAAAAGTACTATTTGTATTTGgtgaataattattattcattttatttgtagtatttattttatcgaTTGAGTTGGAAAATGAACTGATTGATTTTAAGttatctattaaaaaaaaaaaaaaaaaaaataattagaaaTTGACTCGAAagatatatattaatatataatgtATACTTACTAAAAAgagacatttttttttttttttttttttttgatttattttaaaagataactattatttatatatataaatttttttttttttttttctaaaaaaaatacttagATTGATTTATAAGATTGAActtattgtttaaataattggaaaaaaaaaaaaaaaaaatccctttaaaaaggtaaaaaaaaagttgtagattttaaaaaaaaaaaaaaaaaaaaaaatactaataattttaactGATGCTCTTTTTAGAAaagttatttatatttttgattttataaaaagaagTTGTAGTTTTACTCCACTAAGAAAATTCACATGtggaaactttttttttttttttttttttttacttgtaacattttttaaacttgGAGTAACCCCCTACTTTACTTGgcaatacaaaaaaaaatacaaacacaaaaaaaaaaataataattaaaacaaaaatgtgTAGAGattgatatttttatcataaaaatgaaaaataaatataaaaataaataaattcataTACAAAAAAACCACTTAACGGTTAatggaataaaaaattattaatatttctgatttattatttaagttataaatatttttaagtagtttttttttttttttttttttttttgtagcTAAAAGAGTCAAAGAATAACATagttgtgtgtgtgtttgtgtattgatttaattttattattattattttttttatttttaatttttatccaccaccaccacacttattactattgtattttcctttatttttttaaatatagaaaaaaaaaaaaaaattattagtattattttttaaacacacaaaaaaaataacccaCTACTCACATTAACAAAAATAGTTAAATTAACACCTACACAGTCTCAAACTTTACCacttttgaattttaaatagatttACTGTCATTTTCACTGTATCAAGATatatcatcaaataaaaacaaataaatataaattaatttattatttcaggGTAACCTTTGTATAATTATCTTCGTTTACAAAATCCgtttttgtataaaaaaagaaaatccaAGTAATTGCCAGTTTTGATATTTGTATTCAAACACACCCTGTATACAAAccgattttttatttttttaaaattaaacagacaaattaatgaatatttttattaaataaaataaaaataaataaatagttaaagaagaaaaaaaaaattaaaaaaaattcctttaaaaaaatttaactttcaataatttatttaaaataacttttctttattatcaaaaaaaaaaaaaaaaaaaaaaaaaaaaaattatattattattaaaaatcataATTCCCTGAGTTTtttataaagattttaataatctgatttttcattttctttaaaaaatagtggttataaaatttgtaaaacaaATTGGagttatataataataacttaaaactttattatttttaaaacttggatttttatttttttatttttttatttttttaaaattttaaaaatccaGAAATATATGATCATTATTACTTCTTAAttctttacaattttttaatttttttacattttcttttttattttttaatattttcttttttttttttttttagtttttgtcCTACCtaaaactaaatttaaaataaactttttttttttttttttttttttttttttacaaatattttCCTATAAAAGCCATCATAGCTGCGCCAAGCCAAAGACCGATAAATAAACCAGCACgtaataaatattcaaattttttaccTTTACATAATTGTTCCATATCTTCTGGGAAATCCTTGATCATTAAAGAAAAACCAATGTAAAGTAAAATACCAGCGCAAACACTATCGAAAACACcttgaacaattaaatagGTTGCACCATTTACATTGAGTGTTGAggcaacaccaacaccaatcgCAATACCAACTGGAGctgaaaaagagaaaattgCAGTCAACAAAGCTTCATGCCAGTGTGATGTTAATTTAGCGTCTGCTATTCTTGAACCAAGTGCAACACCTTCAAAAAATTGGTGGAAAGCTAATGCAACCAATAAtgctaaaataaaaataaaaataaaaataaaaataaaaataaatatttaattattataattagttttttgtgtttattaattaatttaccttttaaaattttatcatcaacaacaccaacagcCAAACCAATGAAAACTGAATGAACTGTAATACCAAATTCCAATAAATAAGCTTCAATAGTTTTTAAAGCAGCTGGATCCATTAAAAGACCTCCATGAACATGGCTGCCATGACAATTTTCAACATTTCCAGTGGTATGGACTTCTTTTAATGAATTGTCTGTTTTGGTTGATGAATCTAATgacattgattttttttgttctttgTGGGTTAAATATTGGAGAACTGTAAAATCGATAAATTGCATGACAATACCAGCTAACAATGCAAAAAGGTAAGGATAAGCTTCATATCCTTCATGCCAGGAATCTGGTAAACAGTCAGATCCAAGTGCAACAACTGCTGGTAATAACATATGAATGAGAGCGCATGATAAAACTAcaccaataccaattgaTTTACCAACGATAATAGCATATCTTGgaattcttaattttttaacatGAGTGGCAACAATTGGAATAACTGTACCAAAAATGGAACAAGccaaaataatgaaaatcgCTGCAATATGTATCGGTCTACTATATTGTTTATCTGGATCTTCTTCACATGAAACACCTGCATGTATATGTCCTTCAtgaccaccaccaccatcttcTTCATGGTCATGATCATGTTCtgaaaaatataatgaaaataaattattaaaagcaTCTTGGCAAACatttaaagttaaaaaatttgGTGGTACTAAagacatttttattattcttttaccaatatatatatatatatatattttttttttttgatgataaattataaaacaattataatcataaaaggggtgaaaaaaaaaaaaaaaatggtttgtaaaattcaatttaaatacaaaaatagaaattgaaaattggaATAAAAACACTTAAAAAACACATCGccaaagttaaaaaaaaaacattataaaaattaaaaacggAGTGATCACACATcgttttggaaaaaaaaataattaaaaaaaaaaataaaaaaaaaatacaattagtaaattttttttttttttttttatatatagtCCAAAAATTCGATTGAAGCCAATGTGTATTTCTGTGTCCTTCGAACAACACTTCACAAagttatcaaaaaaaaaaaaaaaaaaaaaaaaaaaaaaaaaaaaaattttgtttaggaaaaaatatctttgcCACTTTTTTACTCTTTGTTACTTTTTATACACTTCACCttacatttctttttttatagtaaattcttcaatattcaaaatcttttttttttttttttttatcaaaaacatttgaaaaaaataaatatttattttgtccatatttttttttttttttaaaaaaaaatctattttttattacctactaaatattctttaaaataaaaaacttataAATTtctgattttcattttttttattttttttttacataaaacaattacaaaaaataaaatttttggtttaaattaaaattagaagaaattttttttttttgaaactttTGAACTTCacatttcattttatttttaattttttaattagttttatttgtaacaatgattttatttttaatatgaacTTAGTATAGACACACAAAATgcttcaaaaataaaaaaacaattaaattatattcatttatttattttttatttttttttttttttttttttttttttttcgtttttttttttcgtttttttccaatccaaaaaataaataaaccaaaaaaacGTTCACCtcttaaattttcaatttaaataaattttcaaaaaaaaacacacacacacacacacacacacacacacacttATTCAATAATGATTGGCATAAGATATGCAAATAGGATCTGTTCAATCAAACCTACTCACTTAAATATCATTAGAAGTTTTACAGCAGAATCTCCTGATTTACAAAATGCAGCCAAACCAACTTTAAAATGGAAACCAAGTGAAAATGTTAAAACTAGATccattaataaattcaatgaatcatttataaatccaaaagaaataaaagatGAAATTTCATCTCAACCACCAAAAACTATTActcaaaagaataaaaaaacaaaatatacaaaaattaaatcaactttagcaacttcaattttattagatTCAGAAATAACACCATATAAGtatgtataaataaataaatttaataaatttaataaaaaaactaaaaaatattaaaaatttatatatatagttTTTCAAGTTATTtagaaaaagatttaattggaGTTAGAGAAGTTTtagatttatataaaaaagttaGATTTGTTAAATTTCCTCAACATCCAGGTGCTATtaatccatttttatttttttttttaagacaTAACTATGTTTTGCATTTTGAAGAAATTTTATCAACCGAAATATCTGTTGATGATAgcaaagaattattaaaaaaatcaacctcaaatttaaatagtgaatcatataaaatcattttagatttttatacaaatagattaaataaaattataaacaaagaaaatgaacgacaacaacaacaacaacaacaacaacaacaacaacaacaacaacaacaacaacaacaacaacaacaacaacaacaacaacaacaacaacaacaaattacattaaaagaagatgtaattaaaaaattaagatttTGGTTAAGTGTGGTAGaaccaaatattaaatcttaTATTGATTCAGggaaaaaagataataatgaacTTGCAAT comes from Dictyostelium discoideum AX4 chromosome 2 chromosome, whole genome shotgun sequence and encodes:
- the coq10-2 gene encoding hypothetical protein; this translates as MIKYSNLVIPKTKSILKSGCNNNIGYGDRYFFNKLFGSNDASDTHNQPTTKIVTKEMTKELKYPVNQVYSVIIKVEDYKEFLPFCLNSTILKREKDKNHFEAELEVGQGTIKESYVSKVVYKENKFIESTATDTPLFHKLINTWSFKQGQTPNTTIAHCKLIYQFKSPFYATLMENFFASSLDVMINSFDKRCDELYGSSNSFKK
- the ndkC-2 gene encoding NDP kinase, translated to MSTNKVNKERTFLAVKPDGVARGLVGEIIARYEKKGFVLVGLKQLVPTKDLAESHYAEHKERPFFGGLVSFITSGPVVAMVFEGKGVVASARLMIGVTNPLASAPGSIRGDFGVDVGRNIIHGSDSVESANREIALWFKPEELLTEVKPNPNLYE
- a CDS encoding ZIP family zinc transporter encodes the protein MSLVPPNFLTLNVCQDAFNNLFSLYFSEHDHDHEEDGGGGHEGHIHAGVSCEEDPDKQYSRPIHIAAIFIILACSIFGTVIPIVATHVKKLRIPRYAIIVGKSIGIGVVLSCALIHMLLPAVVALGSDCLPDSWHEGYEAYPYLFALLAGIVMQFIDFTVLQYLTHKEQKKSMSLDSSTKTDNSLKEVHTTGNVENCHGSHVHGGLLMDPAALKTIEAYLLEFGITVHSVFIGLAVGVVDDKILKALLVALAFHQFFEGVALGSRIADAKLTSHWHEALLTAIFSFSAPVGIAIGVGVASTLNVNGATYLIVQGVFDSVCAGILLYIGFSLMIKDFPEDMEQLCKGKKFEYLLRAGLFIGLWLGAAMMAFIGKYL